The region AATACTCTCTCCATCGTTTAAAACATAAGGATTTGTAAATATTTTTCCGTAAATTCTATTAACTGTTTTACTCACGAATATATTTTCTTTTGATTTTAATTCCTTTAATCCTGTTATTTTAATAATTGCATTTTGAAAGTCATTTTCTATCTTTTCACTTTTTTCTTCACAAATTTTATATAAAATTTTAGCTGCGGATTCAAATTCATTTAAATTTGTTAAATCTACCTTGTCGAATTTATTATAGAGCTCTTTTCTTTCATACCAGATTTTAAATAAAATATTTTTTCCATCTTTTAATAAAGGTCTATTTTCAATATTTACCCTTTTTATTAATTCTTCAATGGGCACATATAAAAAAAATGTTTTATGTTTTTTCAGGATTTCTCTATTTTCTTTTTTTAATATAATTCCTCCACCTGTTGAAATAATAGCATCTTCAGATTCTGTTTTCTTTAAAATTTTTGTTTCTATATCTCTAAAATATTTTTCGCCGTTTTGAGAAAAAATCATTTTAATTTTTTTTCTTTCTCTTTTTTCTATTTCAACATCAAGATCTATAAATTTTTTATTTAAAACATTACTTAAAATCTTACCTATTGTTGTTTTCCCAGAACCCATCATCCCAATTAAATATATTGGCACTATTGTACCTCCTTATTAATTCAGTCATATTATCATTTCCAAATCTTTCAATTATACTTTCAGCAAGTACTAAAGAAAGAGCATTTTCTAAAATTATAACACTTGAAGGTATTATCGTTACATCAGAACGTATATAAGGCGCCTTCGTTTCTTCTCTAATCTTTAAATCCACAGAATTTAAAGGAGTTGCTAATGTTGGAATTGGTTTTAAAAAAACAGTTATTTCTATATTTTCACCATTTGTAATTCCTGCTTCTATTCCACCAGCATTATTGGTCTTTCTTCTTATATTTTTATCTCCATCTAAAATAAATTCATCATGATAATCTCTTCCAGAAAGTGTAAAATCTTCATTCCCTATTATTAAACCTTTTACAGAGGGAATAGACATAAATAACTTCCCTATTTTCGAATCTATTTTCTCAAAAATATCAGAATATCCACCAAGGCCTGGTTTTATATTTTGAGCTATGATTTTAACGCTTCCGCCTAATGTAATACCTTCTTTTTTAGCTAAGTCTATTTCTTTTGTCATCAATTTTGTTGTTTTTTCATCTGGACATTTTACAATAGATTCTTCTATTTTTTTTATATCAAAATTGTTTTCATTATATAAAACTTCACCTATTGATTTCACGTATCCATAAATCTCTATTCCAAATTTTTCTATAAATTGTTTTGCAATGGCACCTAATGCAGTTAAAACAACGGTCCATCTTGCACTATTTCTTTCAGTATATATATTTAAATCTGGAAGTTTATATTTCATATAAGCGCTGTAATCTCCATGTCCTGGTCTTGGAATACTTCTAATATCTTTTTCTGTGTTTTTTCCTTTATTTTCAATTAATATTGTAATAGGTGCTCCCGTAGTATATCCTTTCCATAGTCCTGAAATAATTTTAACTTTATCATTCTCTATTTTCATTCTTTTTCCACGACCATAACCACTTTGGCGTTTTAACAAATCTTTATTTATTTTTTCAATATTTAATTTCATTCCTGCCGGAATTCCTGTTAATACACCAATCATTGCAGAACCATGAGAATCCCCTGAAATAAAGTAATTCATATATACCTCCTAAACTTTTCCAATAATAAAACCATCAATATTACTTTTTTATTCTACAATTTTAAACTATTAAAAATTTCATCAAATTTATTAGAGTCATATATATTCCAAATTTTAAGATTTTCAATAGACTGAAAATACCACATTTTTTCCCCATTTAAAACTTTTATTCCCATATTTTGCGCTTCTCTTTGCAAAGGTGTATAAAAATATATCACATCATATATAAGTTCTAATTTTTTTGTTAAGTCTATAGGAATACTTTCTCCAAACATTCCTAATGATGTTGTATTTATAAATACTGATGCTTCTTCCACTTCGTCATTCAGTTTTTCAAAATACTTAACATTTATATCAATTTTCTTGAAGAATTGTTTTTTTAAATACATAGCCTTTTCATATGTTCTATTAATAAGAGTTATTTTGTCCACACCTAATTTATATAGTCCGTATATTATAGCTTTTGATGCGCCGCCTGCACCAAGTATAATAATTTTACCATTAAGTTTTTCTTTTTTTATAGAGTTATAAAACCCTATCCAATCAGTATTGTACCCAATATCTTTAAAAATAGTATTTACAGCATTTAAAAATATTGCATCATCAACAGGTGAAATATATTTAAATATTTTCTCTTTAAAAGGTATTGTAATGTTAAGTCCATAATAATTATTTAGAATCTCATTTATTTCCAAATCAAAATAATGAGGGGCAATATTTATCCCCTCATAAATAGCATCTAATTTTATTTTTTTGAAATATTCATTATATACCTTTTCTGATAAACTTAATTTTTTTGGGTATTGTAATATACCTAACTTTTTTATGTTCTCACACCTTCATAATTTATTATTTGTGACGTTAATTCTATACCATTAGTTCAATTCATTTACTATTTTTTCCAAATCATCATAAGAATTAATATAAGGAATTTGATTCCTTATTTCACGTGCATTCTTCAAACCTTTTGTATATCCAATAAATATTTTTTTAAATCTTCTAATTGTTCTTTCTTCTCCGTAATCATCTATCATCAATTTTACATGTTTTAATATAGTTTTCTTTATTTCATCAATATCAGGATTTTTATTAGAAAATATCCAAGGATTACCTATACTTCCTCTTGCAATTATTGCAAAATCAGCTTCATATTTATTCATTAATATTTTTGCATCATTATATGTATATATATCGCCACTTGCGCCAAGTGGTATTTCACATATTCTCTTTAATTCTCTAATTCTTTTCCAATTTGCTTTTCCAGAATACAATTGCTTTTGTGTTCTGGTATGGACAATTACATAATCCGCTTTATTCTTTTGTATTGTTTCTATTATTTTTTCAGCTATGTCATCTTCAAAACCTAGTCGAACCTTTACTCCAACAGGAACATCAAGAAATCTTTTCAATTCTCTTATTATTTCTCCTAATTTATTTAAATCTTTTAATAAGGCTGAGCCAGCTCCTTTTTTTATTACTTTTTTCACAGGACATCCGGCATTAATATCTATCCAATCTCCATAATGCTGCGCAATAAGACCTGCTTTTATAAAACTATCCACATTAGAACCAAATAGTTGTATTCCTATATTTTTTTCCCTTTCTTTTGGAAACATATTAAAACTTTTATTTCTAACAAGCGCCTCTATACTAATCATTTCTGTAAATGTAAATTCTGCACCATATTCTCTACAAATCTCTCTATATGCGAAATCCGTATAATCAGCCATTGGAGCTAAACCAATTTTCCCATTTAACATATATCTTTCAACCCCAAACTTGGAACTGCATCTAAATTTAAATCTGCAAATTGATTCCTAATATATTTTTCATACCCAGCTCTTGCAATCATTACTGCATTATCTGTACACAAATTTAATGGCGGGAAATATATATTTAATCCCTTATTTTTTATTTTTTCTTCATTTATTTTTTTTCTTAAATATGAATTTGCAGCTACTCCACCAGCTATAATTATGTCTTTTACGTTTAAATCTTTAGAAACTTTTATAGTTTTATGAATTAATGTGTCTATTAATGCCTTTTGGAAAGATGCTGCAACATTTTCTATTTTATAATTATCATTTTTTTTAGTAAAATAAAGTAAAGATGTTTTTAAACCGCTAAAGCTAAAATCATATCCTTTGTGGTATAAAGGTTTGGGGAAATCATAAATAGGTTTTCCTTTTTGAGCCAACTCATCTATTTTCGGACCACCAGGATAGCCTAAATCCAGCATTCTTGCTACCTTATCAAAGGCTTCACCTGCTGCATCATCTATCGTTTGGCCTATTATTTCAAAATGCAAATAATCTTTTGCATGTAAAATCATTGTATGTCCCCCTGACACAAGCAATACTAAAAATGGCGGTTTTAAATCAGGAAAAGCTAAAAAATTTGCGTATATATGTCCATATAAATGATTTACCCCTATTAATGGTTTATTTAAATTTAAGGCCAATCCTTTTGCAAAATTTAATCCTATAAGCAAAGCCCCGACTAATCCGGGGCCATATGTAACTGCAATTGCAGATATATCTTCTAATTTTATTTTAGCTTCTTCAAAGGCTTTTTCGGTTATATTATTTAAATAATTTAAATGCTTTCTTGCTGCTATTTCAGGAACAACTCCACCAAATATTTTATGTGTATCTATTTGTGAAACTACATAATGAGATAATACTTCATTTTTTCCCTTTAATATAGCAACTGCTGTTTCATCACAAGATGTTTCAATTGAAAAAATTATAGGTTCCATTATGCACTCTCCCGATTAATCATAATAGGTTCTTTTACACCTTTTACAACCTGTTCATCAATAATGATTTTTTCAACTATGCCTTTTTTATTTGGTGCCTCAAACATTATATCAAGCATTACATCTTCAAATACACTTTTTAAGGCTCTTGCTCCTGTCCCTCTATCTAAGGCTTTTTCAGCTAATGCTAATAATGCATCATCCGTAAATTCTAATTCTATTCCATCTAATTCCAACATCTTTTTATACTGTTTCAAGATAGCATTTTTTGGCTCTTTTATTATTTTTACCAAATCTTCTGCACTTAAGTCGCTTAAAGTTGTAACTACAGGGAATCTGCCGACAAATTCTGGAATTAATCCAAAGTGAACCAGATCATCTTGAGTTACATTTTTCAATATCTCTCCTAATTTCATTTCATTTTTACCTCTTATTTTTGTACCAAATCCCATAGTTGTGGTTAAGATTCTTTGCTTTATGATTTCATCTAACCCATCAAAAGCTCCACCAGCTATGAATAAAATATTGGAAGTGTCAACTTTTATAAATTCTTGATATGGATGCTTTCTACCTCCTTGAGGTGGAACATTAGCAACAGTACCCTCTACAAT is a window of Marinitoga hydrogenitolerans DSM 16785 DNA encoding:
- the aroC gene encoding chorismate synthase; protein product: MNYFISGDSHGSAMIGVLTGIPAGMKLNIEKINKDLLKRQSGYGRGKRMKIENDKVKIISGLWKGYTTGAPITILIENKGKNTEKDIRSIPRPGHGDYSAYMKYKLPDLNIYTERNSARWTVVLTALGAIAKQFIEKFGIEIYGYVKSIGEVLYNENNFDIKKIEESIVKCPDEKTTKLMTKEIDLAKKEGITLGGSVKIIAQNIKPGLGGYSDIFEKIDSKIGKLFMSIPSVKGLIIGNEDFTLSGRDYHDEFILDGDKNIRRKTNNAGGIEAGITNGENIEITVFLKPIPTLATPLNSVDLKIREETKAPYIRSDVTIIPSSVIILENALSLVLAESIIERFGNDNMTELIRRYNSANIFNWDDGFWENNNR
- a CDS encoding shikimate dehydrogenase family protein, which encodes MKKLGILQYPKKLSLSEKVYNEYFKKIKLDAIYEGINIAPHYFDLEINEILNNYYGLNITIPFKEKIFKYISPVDDAIFLNAVNTIFKDIGYNTDWIGFYNSIKKEKLNGKIIILGAGGASKAIIYGLYKLGVDKITLINRTYEKAMYLKKQFFKKIDINVKYFEKLNDEVEEASVFINTTSLGMFGESIPIDLTKKLELIYDVIYFYTPLQREAQNMGIKVLNGEKMWYFQSIENLKIWNIYDSNKFDEIFNSLKL
- a CDS encoding tRNA dihydrouridine synthase, with translation MLNGKIGLAPMADYTDFAYREICREYGAEFTFTEMISIEALVRNKSFNMFPKEREKNIGIQLFGSNVDSFIKAGLIAQHYGDWIDINAGCPVKKVIKKGAGSALLKDLNKLGEIIRELKRFLDVPVGVKVRLGFEDDIAEKIIETIQKNKADYVIVHTRTQKQLYSGKANWKRIRELKRICEIPLGASGDIYTYNDAKILMNKYEADFAIIARGSIGNPWIFSNKNPDIDEIKKTILKHVKLMIDDYGEERTIRRFKKIFIGYTKGLKNAREIRNQIPYINSYDDLEKIVNELN
- the tsaD gene encoding tRNA (adenosine(37)-N6)-threonylcarbamoyltransferase complex transferase subunit TsaD, yielding MEPIIFSIETSCDETAVAILKGKNEVLSHYVVSQIDTHKIFGGVVPEIAARKHLNYLNNITEKAFEEAKIKLEDISAIAVTYGPGLVGALLIGLNFAKGLALNLNKPLIGVNHLYGHIYANFLAFPDLKPPFLVLLVSGGHTMILHAKDYLHFEIIGQTIDDAAGEAFDKVARMLDLGYPGGPKIDELAQKGKPIYDFPKPLYHKGYDFSFSGLKTSLLYFTKKNDNYKIENVAASFQKALIDTLIHKTIKVSKDLNVKDIIIAGGVAANSYLRKKINEEKIKNKGLNIYFPPLNLCTDNAVMIARAGYEKYIRNQFADLNLDAVPSLGLKDIC